In Streptomyces sp. NBC_00448, the following are encoded in one genomic region:
- a CDS encoding relaxase/mobilization nuclease domain-containing protein: MIPSIHKPGSNTAGAIGYLYRTGRGHEAHTDPHLVASLDSLAPDPARDPEATFKQLANYLDLPVQAVDPSERPSRHVWHCSVRTAPEDPTLTDTQWADIARRMVHATGIAPEGDDSACRWIAVRHADDHIHILATKVRQDGTKPRDSYSYKRAQAEARQIEADYGLRRVTPGDGTAAKRPTRAETEKAHRAGRARTPREQLRATIRTVVAVSTSPEEFFHYLAGSGMQVEILRFPSGDIRGFKVALDGDTNAQGQPIWFSGSTLAPDLSYPQIRARLSAIEPAASISRQSNPWHQATAATERIPHHLAGTDDAAAQAHITAFAEALDALPLHAPANLRPQLRQAAIAFERASRSRIQADHQHARALRAAIRTIARQPVAGDGAGLAMFLDAAVLAVIAIQRWHSSRHHDQQVAATHQTLLHLQASYGTASAAPLAVLTQRTPPQQTVQRWEHLIHQAVPTHADQIVTDPIWPALATTLTNAQAAGHDPTRLLHQAADQRTLDDARSPAQVLTWRLQRLAQRPAPSPLARAAMARSAPARQGVASSAASAPQPPSTNSAPNHRRNR, translated from the coding sequence ATGATCCCCTCCATCCACAAGCCGGGCTCCAACACCGCCGGCGCGATCGGCTACCTCTACCGCACCGGCCGCGGCCACGAAGCCCACACCGACCCCCACCTCGTCGCCTCCCTCGACAGTCTGGCCCCCGACCCCGCCCGCGACCCGGAGGCCACCTTCAAACAGCTCGCCAACTACCTCGACCTGCCCGTCCAGGCCGTCGACCCTTCCGAGCGCCCCTCCCGGCACGTCTGGCACTGCTCCGTCCGCACCGCCCCCGAAGACCCGACCCTCACCGACACGCAATGGGCCGACATCGCCCGCCGCATGGTCCACGCGACCGGCATCGCACCCGAAGGCGACGACAGCGCATGCCGCTGGATCGCCGTCCGTCACGCCGACGATCACATCCACATCCTCGCCACCAAGGTCCGCCAGGACGGCACCAAACCCCGCGACTCCTACTCCTACAAGCGCGCCCAAGCAGAGGCCCGCCAGATCGAAGCCGACTACGGACTGCGCCGCGTCACCCCCGGCGACGGCACCGCCGCCAAACGCCCCACCCGCGCCGAAACCGAAAAAGCCCACCGCGCAGGCCGCGCCCGTACGCCGCGCGAACAGCTCCGCGCCACCATCCGCACCGTCGTCGCCGTCTCCACCAGCCCCGAGGAGTTCTTCCACTACCTGGCCGGCAGCGGCATGCAGGTCGAAATCCTGCGCTTCCCCTCCGGGGACATCCGCGGCTTCAAAGTCGCCCTCGACGGCGACACCAACGCCCAAGGCCAGCCCATCTGGTTCTCCGGCTCCACCCTCGCCCCCGACCTGTCCTACCCACAGATACGCGCCCGCCTCAGCGCGATCGAACCCGCAGCCAGCATCTCGCGTCAGTCCAACCCCTGGCACCAGGCCACCGCCGCCACCGAACGCATACCCCACCACCTGGCCGGCACCGACGACGCAGCCGCCCAGGCCCACATCACCGCCTTCGCCGAAGCCCTCGACGCCCTCCCCCTCCACGCCCCCGCGAACCTGCGACCCCAACTCCGTCAGGCCGCCATCGCCTTCGAACGCGCCAGCCGCTCCCGCATCCAAGCCGACCACCAGCACGCCCGCGCGCTACGAGCGGCCATCCGCACCATCGCCAGGCAGCCCGTCGCCGGCGACGGCGCCGGGCTCGCGATGTTCCTCGACGCCGCTGTCCTCGCCGTGATCGCCATCCAGCGCTGGCACTCATCCCGCCACCATGATCAGCAAGTCGCGGCAACCCACCAAACGCTTCTCCATCTCCAGGCCAGCTACGGCACCGCATCCGCAGCGCCCTTGGCCGTGCTTACCCAGCGCACACCGCCACAGCAGACCGTCCAACGCTGGGAACACCTCATCCACCAGGCCGTCCCCACCCACGCCGACCAGATCGTCACCGACCCCATCTGGCCCGCCCTCGCCACCACCCTCACCAACGCCCAAGCCGCAGGCCACGACCCCACCCGCCTCCTCCACCAAGCAGCCGACCAACGAACCCTCGACGACGCCCGCTCCCCCGCCCAAGTCCTCACCTGGCGCCTCCAGCGCCTAGCCCAACGCCCCGCGCCGAGCCCGCTGGCCCGAGCGGCAATGGCCCGCAGCGCGCCCGCACGCCAAGGCGTTGCCTCGTCAGCAGCTTCAGCACCCCAGCCGCCGAGTACCAACTCCGCACCCAACCACCGTCGGAACCGCTGA
- a CDS encoding ATP-binding protein: protein MTTATREPRTAAGAVSRLTAILADRGIDPRAEVIPEPEPVTALQLADARIPPRYRHALADHPRITAWVTEIAHTGRPGPGGVSGIATGPSLLIAGPTGTGKTHQAYGAIRALLRAGVRLRWEATTVADLYAAQRPQPGSDPEQQLWRLARSPLLLLDDLGAAKQSPWTEELTYRLVNHRYNQLLPTLATTNLPVAELRDAVGDRVASRLAEMTDRVILTGHDRRRRTTAS from the coding sequence GTGACCACCGCCACCCGCGAACCCCGCACCGCCGCCGGGGCGGTGAGCCGTCTCACCGCGATCCTCGCCGACCGGGGCATCGACCCACGAGCCGAGGTCATCCCGGAGCCGGAGCCGGTCACTGCGCTGCAGCTTGCCGACGCCCGCATCCCGCCCCGCTACCGCCACGCACTGGCCGACCACCCGCGTATCACCGCCTGGGTCACCGAGATCGCCCACACGGGCAGGCCAGGCCCCGGCGGGGTATCCGGCATCGCGACGGGGCCGTCGCTGCTGATCGCCGGACCGACCGGCACCGGCAAGACCCACCAGGCGTACGGCGCGATCCGCGCGCTGCTCCGGGCTGGGGTCAGGCTGCGGTGGGAGGCAACGACCGTAGCCGACCTGTACGCCGCCCAACGCCCCCAACCGGGCAGCGACCCCGAGCAGCAGCTCTGGCGCCTGGCCCGCAGCCCACTTCTGCTGCTGGACGACCTCGGCGCGGCCAAGCAGTCGCCGTGGACGGAAGAGTTGACCTACCGCCTGGTCAACCACCGCTACAACCAGCTCCTGCCGACCCTGGCCACCACCAACCTGCCCGTCGCCGAACTCCGCGATGCCGTCGGCGACCGCGTCGCCTCACGCCTCGCCGAGATGACCGACCGCGTCATCCTCACCGGCCACGACCGCAGAAGGCGCACCACCGCCTCGTAA
- a CDS encoding DUF6907 domain-containing protein yields MSSTASSSRGGGTPPTALPGSCRRHWRITTRDGHTVAGPLPSWAGCDPSEDGVPPAELPVRLSDITHHTAFPGQTVTVYSPSHASGQPCDVEILHGSIDCVPFAEQPASCVPVVNLRLTDDCWITDLTPDALAALAAQLRAQAYRLDREIRPALITARSDWAEWTGQSPDATTTESEVGPLTTAEVVQ; encoded by the coding sequence ATGTCCTCGACCGCATCCAGCTCGCGCGGCGGCGGCACCCCGCCGACCGCCTTGCCCGGCAGTTGCCGCCGCCACTGGAGGATCACTACCCGCGACGGCCATACCGTGGCAGGGCCCCTGCCGTCCTGGGCCGGCTGCGATCCCAGCGAGGACGGTGTCCCGCCCGCCGAGCTGCCCGTGCGCCTGTCAGACATCACGCACCACACTGCGTTCCCTGGACAGACCGTAACCGTGTACAGCCCCTCACACGCCAGTGGCCAACCCTGCGACGTCGAGATCCTGCATGGCAGCATCGACTGCGTCCCCTTCGCCGAACAGCCCGCCTCCTGCGTACCCGTGGTCAACCTGCGCCTGACCGACGACTGCTGGATCACCGACCTCACCCCGGACGCCCTCGCCGCTCTGGCCGCACAACTGCGCGCGCAGGCGTACCGGTTGGACCGAGAGATACGGCCCGCACTGATCACCGCCCGCTCGGACTGGGCCGAATGGACCGGCCAGAGTCCCGACGCGACCACCACCGAATCCGAGGTAGGGCCTCTCACCACCGCCGAGGTCGTCCAGTGA
- a CDS encoding GNAT family N-acetyltransferase, with the protein MTSTAIDLRHFRDIEPVWDTLIELYAEVRADKLHDPHYSVERYAERLARHAHEPGWEAVIGYDGDEAVGYAYANTVEQDDRYWKRITTPLADSVTAVPTLALKEIGVRVPWRKTGASKAIHDSLLAARSETQATLMVNPQAGDGKVHNLYVSWGYGDLGESQPSPDSPVLIAMVRALP; encoded by the coding sequence GTGACGTCAACGGCCATCGACCTGCGCCACTTCCGCGACATCGAACCGGTCTGGGACACGCTGATCGAGCTCTACGCCGAGGTGCGCGCCGACAAACTCCACGACCCGCACTACTCCGTGGAGCGCTACGCCGAACGCCTCGCCCGCCACGCCCACGAGCCGGGCTGGGAGGCGGTCATCGGATACGACGGCGACGAAGCCGTCGGATACGCGTACGCCAACACCGTCGAGCAGGACGACCGGTACTGGAAGAGGATCACCACGCCCCTCGCCGATTCCGTGACCGCGGTTCCGACGCTGGCGCTCAAGGAGATCGGCGTACGCGTCCCCTGGCGCAAGACCGGCGCGTCGAAGGCCATCCACGACAGCCTGCTCGCCGCGCGAAGCGAGACGCAGGCGACGCTGATGGTCAACCCCCAGGCAGGAGACGGCAAGGTCCACAACCTCTACGTATCCTGGGGGTACGGGGATCTCGGCGAAAGCCAGCCGTCGCCGGACTCACCGGTTCTGATCGCGATGGTGCGGGCGCTTCCCTGA
- a CDS encoding FAD-dependent oxidoreductase codes for MTAGERFVVVGAGVAGLTTAVVLAEAGASVTVLAEHVPGVTSLAAGAMWGPYLVEPKEKVDLWGQRSLEILRELAHDAATGVRLTSGIEASRTAVTPPDWATTLPGFRPCEPAALPGGFTAGYRFTVPLIDMPVYLDYLLRRLRTASGTVEQRRLSSLADAGPAAVIVNCTGLGARNLVADPELRPIRGQHVVVTNPGLTEFFSEDTGMSPDLLCLYPHGDTVVLGGTAIDGDGSLQPDDKAAAGILARCIEIEPRLRNARVLEHRIGARPTRAVVRVEAEQREDGTVVVHNYGHGGAGVTLSWGCAEETRKLVSLK; via the coding sequence ATGACCGCAGGGGAGCGCTTTGTCGTTGTCGGTGCCGGGGTGGCAGGGCTCACCACCGCCGTCGTTCTCGCCGAGGCCGGTGCCTCGGTCACGGTGCTTGCCGAGCACGTGCCGGGCGTCACCTCGCTTGCGGCCGGGGCGATGTGGGGGCCGTACCTGGTCGAGCCGAAAGAGAAGGTCGACCTCTGGGGACAGCGGTCTCTGGAGATTCTCCGAGAGCTGGCGCATGACGCAGCCACGGGCGTCCGGCTCACCAGCGGCATCGAGGCATCACGCACAGCCGTAACACCGCCGGACTGGGCCACCACTCTGCCGGGCTTCCGCCCCTGCGAACCGGCTGCACTCCCGGGCGGTTTCACCGCGGGGTACCGGTTCACCGTGCCGCTCATCGACATGCCCGTCTATCTGGACTACCTCCTGCGTCGGCTCCGCACCGCCAGCGGGACGGTGGAACAGCGACGCCTCTCCTCGCTCGCGGACGCCGGCCCCGCCGCAGTGATCGTCAACTGCACGGGCCTCGGCGCCCGCAACCTGGTCGCAGACCCAGAGCTGCGGCCGATCCGCGGTCAGCACGTCGTCGTCACCAATCCGGGGCTGACCGAGTTCTTCTCCGAGGACACCGGTATGTCGCCAGATCTGCTGTGCCTCTATCCGCACGGCGACACCGTGGTCCTGGGCGGCACCGCCATCGACGGCGACGGGAGCCTGCAACCCGACGACAAGGCCGCAGCCGGCATCCTCGCCCGCTGCATAGAGATCGAGCCCCGCCTCCGCAACGCCCGCGTCTTGGAACACCGAATTGGCGCCCGGCCGACCCGAGCCGTGGTCCGCGTAGAGGCGGAGCAGCGGGAGGACGGCACGGTGGTCGTACACAACTACGGGCACGGCGGTGCCGGCGTCACGCTGTCGTGGGGGTGCGCCGAGGAGACTCGAAAACTGGTCTCCCTCAAGTGA
- a CDS encoding DUF2637 domain-containing protein, with protein sequence MPPNTRTTAHQATAWDRAAVALLGAAGCTLSYDALQQIAIAIHVRPALTYLFPLVIDGFIAYGVRALLVLRNAPFRARLYIWTLFATATTASVWANALHAVRLNQQTHTSGLHLDDTTVGILSTIAPLALAGAVHLHILITRQPAPNRRASVDPHPEPKVECDLTRTQPTQPPSPSGSACGSEPQHGMVPDSQLRSAQPARVRRIGRPPSAELHELADLVRPLFAAHESPTRAVVRNHIRTGGHTLSEDRLTQVMTILRAERNHR encoded by the coding sequence ATGCCCCCGAACACCCGCACCACAGCCCACCAGGCAACCGCCTGGGACCGCGCAGCCGTCGCGCTCCTCGGCGCCGCCGGCTGCACCCTCTCCTACGACGCCCTCCAGCAGATCGCCATCGCCATCCACGTCCGCCCCGCCCTGACCTACCTCTTCCCCCTGGTCATCGACGGCTTCATCGCCTACGGCGTCCGCGCACTCCTCGTCCTGCGCAACGCCCCCTTCCGCGCCCGCCTCTACATCTGGACCCTGTTCGCCACCGCGACCACAGCCAGCGTCTGGGCCAACGCCCTCCACGCCGTCCGCCTCAACCAACAGACCCACACCAGCGGCCTCCACCTGGATGACACCACCGTCGGCATCCTGTCCACCATCGCCCCACTCGCCCTCGCCGGAGCCGTCCACCTCCACATCCTCATTACCCGGCAGCCCGCACCGAACCGCCGTGCTTCCGTCGATCCACACCCTGAACCGAAGGTCGAATGTGACCTCACTCGGACGCAGCCCACGCAGCCCCCGTCCCCGTCGGGCTCGGCCTGCGGATCCGAACCGCAGCACGGCATGGTCCCCGACTCTCAGCTCCGTTCCGCACAGCCGGCCCGGGTCCGCCGTATCGGCCGCCCGCCCAGCGCCGAACTGCACGAACTGGCCGACCTGGTCCGCCCGCTCTTCGCAGCGCACGAAAGCCCCACCCGGGCCGTGGTCCGCAACCACATCCGGACCGGAGGCCACACCCTCAGTGAGGACCGGCTGACCCAGGTCATGACCATCCTCCGCGCCGAGCGCAACCACCGTTGA
- a CDS encoding helix-turn-helix domain-containing protein — protein sequence MAANALLKKRMADLGLTQEELAARMNDVILKVTGRPGDVSDRTVRNLLSGSTVRPIARTCAALEAVFSCHVEDLGFKPPRSAAPQEDPVRRRTFMASAAGTATAGLAPALVGPKRVGSSDVARLETKFAAIIAEDHRYGGLVSTETRASAMAGEALSLLQRGSTSQRVRNKLYASAAGFTSSAMWAAIDGRRFNEAQRYLDRASTLAAMSGDATIMFRIWSHAGTLYRHLGRPIDALAANDVARGLPVARRDPMFASLGHSRHAAILGLTRDSVAVERSIARAQTSYSRADPDAQRPAWITAFYDQAEIESLALTAYLALGDFERAEAHAHRGIARLRPHMRRSRAIATARLAHAQLGQGDVDAAVATAVGTHSTHPRVTRMLEEFGNKLSIQAPRSDAAKSWNDHASTRRDAS from the coding sequence ATGGCAGCGAACGCCTTGCTGAAGAAGCGCATGGCCGATCTGGGCCTGACGCAGGAAGAACTCGCGGCCCGGATGAACGACGTGATCCTGAAGGTCACCGGGCGCCCGGGAGATGTGTCCGACCGGACGGTCCGCAACCTGCTGAGCGGCAGCACCGTTCGCCCGATCGCGCGCACATGCGCTGCCCTGGAGGCGGTTTTCAGTTGCCATGTCGAGGACTTAGGGTTCAAGCCACCACGCTCCGCAGCACCGCAGGAGGATCCTGTGCGGCGTCGCACGTTCATGGCCTCGGCCGCCGGCACAGCAACTGCCGGACTAGCTCCCGCACTTGTCGGACCGAAGAGGGTCGGTTCCAGCGATGTCGCCCGGCTGGAGACGAAGTTCGCGGCGATCATCGCCGAGGACCACAGGTACGGCGGCCTGGTCAGCACCGAGACCCGCGCATCGGCCATGGCCGGTGAAGCGCTGTCGCTCCTCCAACGGGGCTCGACCAGCCAGCGGGTGCGGAACAAGCTCTACGCCTCCGCGGCGGGTTTCACCTCCAGCGCGATGTGGGCGGCGATCGACGGCCGGCGGTTCAACGAGGCCCAACGCTACCTCGACCGCGCTTCCACCCTGGCGGCCATGTCCGGCGACGCGACGATCATGTTCCGGATCTGGTCCCACGCGGGCACTCTCTACCGTCACCTCGGACGCCCCATTGACGCTTTGGCCGCGAACGACGTGGCCAGAGGGCTTCCCGTCGCACGCCGCGACCCGATGTTCGCCTCCCTCGGGCACTCGCGGCACGCGGCGATTCTCGGTCTCACACGGGACTCGGTGGCCGTTGAGCGTTCCATCGCCCGGGCGCAGACTTCCTACAGCCGTGCCGATCCGGACGCCCAACGACCCGCGTGGATCACGGCGTTCTACGACCAGGCCGAGATCGAGAGCCTCGCTCTCACCGCGTACCTGGCACTCGGCGACTTCGAGCGGGCCGAGGCTCATGCCCACCGCGGTATCGCCCGTCTCCGCCCCCACATGAGACGCAGCCGCGCCATCGCCACCGCCCGCCTCGCGCATGCCCAACTGGGGCAGGGCGATGTCGACGCCGCCGTTGCGACCGCTGTCGGTACTCACAGCACGCACCCGCGCGTCACGCGCATGCTCGAAGAGTTCGGCAACAAGTTGTCCATCCAGGCGCCGCGCAGCGATGCGGCGAAGTCCTGGAACGACCACGCCTCGACGCGAAGGGACGCCTCGTGA
- a CDS encoding helix-turn-helix domain-containing protein, which produces MGDNEEDLPAPSINQLAGEENVAVRIKLERDSRGWSTNALSDRLNAAGYEMNPSAVWRIENGQRRVTVDDALGFAEVFGISLTNLVGPPRLAAHARATELVEDIRRAYRASHMANLAAAQARDALDAYLDEHPDVREEAEAAASLAVAEELTGLPQPYQLRNRPSPNLKDTE; this is translated from the coding sequence GTGGGCGACAACGAGGAGGACCTGCCAGCCCCGAGCATCAACCAGCTCGCCGGCGAGGAGAACGTCGCGGTGCGCATCAAGCTCGAACGGGACTCCCGCGGCTGGAGCACCAACGCCCTGTCCGACCGCCTCAACGCCGCCGGCTACGAGATGAACCCCTCCGCCGTGTGGCGGATCGAGAACGGCCAGCGCCGGGTCACCGTCGACGACGCTCTCGGCTTCGCCGAGGTCTTCGGCATCTCCCTGACCAACCTCGTCGGCCCCCCGAGGCTCGCCGCCCACGCCCGCGCGACGGAGCTTGTCGAGGACATCAGACGCGCCTACCGCGCCTCCCACATGGCCAACCTCGCCGCCGCCCAGGCCCGCGACGCCCTCGACGCCTACCTCGACGAACACCCCGACGTCCGCGAAGAAGCCGAAGCCGCCGCGTCCCTCGCTGTCGCCGAAGAACTCACCGGCCTGCCCCAGCCGTACCAACTGCGCAACCGCCCCAGCCCCAACCTGAAGGACACCGAATAG
- a CDS encoding ATP-binding protein translates to MAPESGYHSSLALACEPAAVPAARRYAMDTLAKWGIPDDSAYDALTIVTELATNAVSHAGGWVAPSESEKGRSGTSRCLLELWTVPRGLCISVWDESNQAPVLRLPSYSAESGRGLHVVAELCRNAWGFTYPDGRPGKVVWARLPLSMPHPLAGEEIDGGVPTEERPGALSASAAFRTVHEARTRTPRTTTRRICPPQTGYSNDAATIARTYTLLALSQADRYLADLPVDDTDLDTLEAVLAEPEFGVLDGVRIRELAPGLLGTLRRLASRVPPSAGFVPIVQSVMDDVRHDDHAPPDVACLRRWALAVQDLLEQAAARYEATARSP, encoded by the coding sequence ATGGCTCCCGAATCCGGCTACCACAGCAGCCTGGCTCTGGCCTGTGAGCCGGCAGCCGTTCCAGCCGCCCGTAGATACGCCATGGACACCCTCGCGAAGTGGGGAATCCCGGACGACTCCGCTTACGACGCGCTCACGATCGTGACGGAACTGGCGACGAACGCGGTCAGCCATGCCGGGGGTTGGGTCGCACCGAGCGAATCGGAGAAGGGCCGGTCCGGTACGTCCAGGTGCCTTCTGGAATTGTGGACCGTTCCTCGGGGCCTGTGCATCTCGGTCTGGGACGAGAGCAACCAGGCGCCGGTCCTCCGGCTGCCGTCCTACTCGGCGGAGAGCGGCCGCGGGCTCCACGTCGTCGCCGAGCTGTGCCGGAACGCATGGGGGTTCACGTACCCCGACGGTCGCCCCGGAAAGGTCGTCTGGGCGCGGTTGCCTCTGTCGATGCCGCACCCGCTCGCAGGTGAGGAGATCGACGGCGGAGTCCCGACCGAGGAACGACCCGGCGCGTTATCCGCGTCGGCCGCGTTCCGTACCGTGCACGAAGCTCGCACGCGCACACCTCGGACAACGACGAGGAGGATCTGCCCTCCGCAGACTGGCTACAGCAACGACGCGGCCACCATCGCCAGGACGTACACGCTGCTGGCGTTGTCGCAGGCGGACCGCTACCTGGCCGACCTGCCGGTCGACGACACCGACCTCGACACCCTCGAAGCGGTCCTCGCAGAGCCGGAGTTCGGCGTCCTTGACGGCGTGCGCATCCGCGAGCTGGCACCGGGGCTACTCGGCACGCTGCGCCGCCTCGCGTCGCGCGTACCTCCGAGCGCCGGCTTCGTCCCCATCGTGCAGTCGGTGATGGACGACGTACGCCACGACGACCATGCGCCTCCCGACGTGGCCTGCTTGAGGCGATGGGCCCTCGCGGTGCAGGACCTGCTGGAACAGGCAGCGGCACGCTACGAAGCGACCGCCCGCTCGCCATAG
- a CDS encoding MobC family plasmid mobilization relaxosome protein, giving the protein MQPNPAPGGASCAIGHSPAGGAPCTRSCAPGVAQDPGRQGAAGAGCGAEGGPAPGTSATPTRPQRRTRARQNKQRAAVSVRLSTTERAQVKAAADHTGASLAKFMAQASLAAAHDINRVAANLLDLRGTIRELVAARTDLARIGNNINQIAHAFNSGADPIGAEAALTDVRRVAARLEAAAQTLADRA; this is encoded by the coding sequence ATGCAGCCCAACCCAGCTCCAGGCGGAGCAAGTTGTGCGATCGGACACTCCCCCGCGGGGGGAGCGCCCTGCACGCGGTCCTGCGCCCCGGGGGTGGCGCAGGACCCCGGCCGCCAGGGGGCGGCCGGAGCGGGGTGCGGCGCCGAGGGCGGCCCCGCACCAGGGACAAGCGCGACGCCTACGCGCCCGCAGCGCCGTACCCGTGCGCGTCAGAACAAGCAGCGCGCCGCTGTCAGCGTCCGCCTCAGCACCACCGAACGCGCCCAAGTCAAAGCCGCCGCCGACCACACCGGCGCGAGCCTGGCGAAATTCATGGCCCAGGCATCCCTCGCAGCAGCCCACGACATCAACCGCGTCGCGGCGAACCTCCTCGACCTGCGCGGCACCATCCGCGAACTCGTCGCCGCCCGAACCGACCTGGCCCGCATCGGCAACAACATCAACCAGATCGCCCACGCCTTCAACTCCGGCGCCGACCCCATCGGCGCCGAAGCCGCTCTCACCGACGTCCGCCGCGTAGCCGCCCGCCTCGAAGCCGCCGCCCAGACACTGGCCGATCGGGCATGA
- a CDS encoding helix-turn-helix domain-containing protein, giving the protein MPERPQHEAPVPRLYRPEEIAHVLGCSAWWVQDRARRRLIPFTRVGRAYRFTAEHLAEIIRLNEERPAGMPALDVAVQRPVPRPPASRAAHPIQVERLRARSPRRLRRDQFDTAA; this is encoded by the coding sequence ATGCCTGAACGTCCCCAGCACGAGGCCCCGGTGCCCCGGCTCTACCGCCCCGAGGAGATAGCCCACGTCCTCGGCTGCTCCGCCTGGTGGGTCCAGGACCGTGCCCGCCGACGCCTCATCCCCTTCACGCGGGTCGGCCGCGCGTACCGCTTCACCGCAGAGCACCTCGCCGAGATCATCCGCCTCAACGAGGAGCGCCCGGCGGGGATGCCGGCGCTCGACGTGGCCGTTCAGAGGCCGGTTCCCCGGCCGCCCGCGTCCAGGGCTGCCCATCCCATCCAGGTGGAACGCCTTCGCGCGCGTTCTCCCCGTCGGCTACGCCGCGACCAGTTCGATACGGCCGCGTAG
- a CDS encoding tyrosine-type recombinase/integrase — protein sequence MGFAEKRGSYWRGRFKTAPGKHGTVVDAAGAVVKFPTKREAKRAADEAEFAFRRGKWRDPALGQETFGEYASRWYAVQDLAASTMQNYRRHIEEHLLPDFEDKALGGILRTDVALWEKKEKAQYAAASVKTWRAVLHLILADAVDEGLIEANPATTRRGRGKRAGRSRNRGPEKTITDPLGALLIAERAALLSGRDDEFVAVILMAFTGMRWGEIVGLETGFVRPGAIRVEWQLYQLDDGEMVRCPPKDDSYRTIDLPPWLTALLADHIARTKPTPCSCHGTTYVFRGHRAARTGGHHGAKLVDVARRAGTSAGTVSNVLNHPDRVTEATRIRVQKAIADLGFVRGGTIVGHTPHWRRSSFASWLFVPAVSGAYRSRGGSRPVPLVGEPWPGIPVRGRNSEGRADACWTPIAKGLTPHGLRHTHRTVMEDLGTEKVLMDDRMGHFDGSVSARYAHVTPSMRKRLTAGLTAQWEAALDARLSMHPTSPVDTLDRLLCAREGSP from the coding sequence ATGGGTTTCGCGGAGAAGCGGGGAAGCTACTGGCGCGGCCGGTTCAAGACCGCGCCAGGCAAGCACGGCACCGTCGTCGACGCGGCAGGCGCGGTGGTCAAGTTCCCGACCAAGCGGGAGGCGAAGCGGGCCGCGGACGAGGCCGAGTTCGCGTTCCGGCGCGGCAAGTGGCGCGATCCCGCGCTCGGTCAGGAGACGTTCGGTGAGTACGCCAGTCGCTGGTATGCCGTCCAGGACCTGGCTGCATCGACCATGCAGAACTATCGGCGGCACATCGAGGAGCACCTGCTTCCGGACTTCGAGGACAAGGCACTCGGCGGCATCCTGCGGACCGACGTCGCGCTGTGGGAGAAGAAGGAGAAGGCGCAGTACGCCGCCGCCAGCGTGAAGACCTGGCGGGCGGTGCTCCACCTCATCCTGGCCGACGCCGTCGACGAAGGCCTCATCGAGGCCAATCCGGCCACGACACGGCGCGGACGGGGCAAGCGCGCCGGCCGCTCCCGCAACCGCGGACCGGAAAAGACCATCACCGATCCGCTCGGCGCCCTGCTCATCGCCGAGCGGGCGGCTCTCCTGTCCGGGCGCGACGACGAGTTCGTCGCCGTGATCCTCATGGCCTTCACCGGCATGCGCTGGGGTGAAATCGTCGGCCTGGAGACCGGCTTCGTACGCCCCGGCGCCATCCGCGTCGAGTGGCAGCTGTACCAGCTCGACGACGGCGAAATGGTGCGCTGCCCGCCCAAGGACGACAGCTACCGCACCATCGACCTGCCGCCCTGGCTGACAGCCCTGCTGGCCGACCACATCGCCCGAACCAAGCCGACCCCGTGCTCCTGCCATGGCACGACGTACGTCTTCCGAGGGCACCGGGCAGCACGCACCGGGGGCCACCACGGCGCGAAACTCGTCGACGTCGCCCGACGGGCCGGCACCTCCGCCGGCACCGTGTCTAACGTCCTCAACCATCCGGACCGGGTCACCGAAGCCACCCGCATCCGTGTGCAGAAGGCCATCGCCGACCTTGGCTTCGTACGTGGCGGCACCATCGTCGGACACACCCCGCACTGGCGCCGCAGCAGCTTCGCCTCGTGGCTGTTCGTCCCGGCCGTCTCGGGGGCGTACCGGTCGAGGGGCGGGTCCCGACCTGTGCCGCTCGTCGGCGAGCCCTGGCCAGGCATCCCGGTGCGGGGACGCAACTCCGAGGGCCGAGCCGATGCTTGCTGGACCCCGATCGCCAAGGGGCTCACCCCGCACGGCCTGCGGCACACCCACCGGACTGTGATGGAGGACCTGGGCACGGAGAAGGTCCTCATGGACGACCGCATGGGCCACTTCGACGGCTCGGTCTCGGCTCGCTACGCCCACGTGACGCCGAGCATGCGCAAGCGGCTGACGGCCGGACTCACCGCGCAGTGGGAGGCCGCGCTCGACGCCCGGTTGAGCATGCATCCGACCTCACCGGTCGACACGCTCGATCGGTTGCTGTGTGCACGGGAGGGGAGCCCGTAG